One part of the Pseudomonadota bacterium genome encodes these proteins:
- a CDS encoding type II toxin-antitoxin system death-on-curing family toxin, with protein sequence MLAASLCHALASNHPFIDGNKGGAFVAMAVFLELNGWELIASEVDVVDMMLSLA encoded by the coding sequence GTGCTGGCCGCAAGTCTCTGTCACGCACTCGCCAGCAATCACCCGTTCATCGACGGGAACAAGGGGGGTGCATTCGTGGCGATGGCCGTCTTTCTCGAACTGAACGGATGGGAGCTTATCGCCAGTGAGGTCGACGTTGTAGACATGATGCTTTCACTGGCCA